The Ziziphus jujuba cultivar Dongzao chromosome 7, ASM3175591v1 genome includes a region encoding these proteins:
- the LOC125419538 gene encoding putative glycerol-3-phosphate transporter 5 isoform X1 codes for MPSKNLNPPPGLNLFPSLKPPQKTLAFHQILVLVITFLAYASFHASRKPPSIVKSVLGPNDHSNSSLTESNLNSTLLNSSSIDAGWAPFNGPRGTHWLGELDLAFLSVYSIGMYFCGHVGDRVHLRYFLVFGMIGSGIFTIMFGLGYWLGVHVLGFFLAVQVVCGLFQSVGWPCVVAIVGNWSGKEKRGLIMGLWNSHTSVGNIVGSVLASGVLEFGWGLSFVLPGVLMIVVGIVVFMFLVVSPDDLGFESPGKEIEMDAEVDSVRSSEEKVESEKAGLLETGDSDSLAAIGFFEAWRLPSVAPFAFCLFFSKLVAYTFLYWLPFYIRHTAVAGVHLSHKTAGILSTIFDMGGVLGGILAGFISDVIEARAVISIVFLLLSIPALLFYRVYGSISMFANISLMFHSGLLVNGPYSLITTAVATDLGTQTMVGGNSRALATVSAIIDGTGSIGAALGPLLAGYISTRGWNSVFLMLIISIFLASLFLIRVARTEIKAKLNEGKSFWNSIGGH; via the exons ATGCCATCCAAAAATCTAAACCCACCTCCAGGTCTCAATCTCTTCCCATCTCTCAAACCCCCACAAAAAACTTTAGCTTTCCACCAAATCTTAGTCCTAGTAATAACTTTCCTCGCCTATGCTTCCTTTCATGCCTCTAGAAAACCTCCAAGCATTGTTAAGAGTGTTCTTGGACCAAATGATCACTCAAACTCATCCCTAACAGAGAGTAATTTGAACTCAACCTTATTGAATTCGAGCTCGATTGATGCTGGTTGGGCTCCTTTCAATGGTCCACGTGGAACACACTGGCTAGGCGAGCTAGATCTCGCATTTCTTTCCGTATATTCCATTGGAATGTATTTTTGCGGCCATGTCGGTGATCGGGTCCATTTGAGGTACTTTCTTgtgtttggtatgataggcagtGGCATTTTTACAATAATGTTTGGCCTAGGGTATTGGTTGGGAGTTCATGTTTTGGGATTCTTTCTTGCTGTTCAAGTGGTTTGTGGATTGTTTCAGTCAGTTGGGTGGCCTTGTGTGGTGGCAATTGTGGGAAACTGGTCTGGGAAAGAAAAGAGGGGCTTGATAATGGGATTGTGGAATTCGCACACCTCTGTGGGAAACATTGTTGGATCAGTTTTAGCATCAGGTGTTTTAGAATTTGGGTGGGGACTTTCCTTTGTTTTGCCTGGAGTTTTGATGATTGTGGTTGGCATTGTAGTGTTTATGTTTCTCGTTGTTAGTCCGGATGATTTGGGGTTTGAGTCTCCCGGCAAGGAGATTGAAATGGATGCGGAAGTTGATAGTGTAAGGAGTTCAGAGGAGAAAGTGGAGTCAGAGAAAGCTGGTCTTCTTGAAACAGGGGACTCTGATTCTTTGGCCGCAATTGGATTCTTTGAGGCATGGAGGCTACCTAGTGTAGCACCATTTGCTTTCTGTCTCTTCTTTTCAAAGCTGGTGGCTTACACTTTTCTATACTGGTTGCCCTTCTACATAAGGCACACAG CTGTTGCGGGAGTGCATTTGTCACACAAAACTGCTGGGATCCTTTCAACTATATTTGATATGGGAGGAGTCCTTGGAGGAATTTTGGCGGGATTCATCTCTGATGTAATTGAAGCTCGTGCTGTTATATCAATTGTATTCTTGTTGCTATCAATTCCAGCCCTCCTTTTCTACAGGGTTTATGGAAGCATCTCCATGTTTGCCAATATTAGTTTGATGTTTCATTCTGGATTGCTTGTAAATGGTCCATACTCACTCATTACAACGGCTGTTGCTACTGATCTTGGTACTCAGACCATGGTTGGAGGAAATTCTCGTGCATTAGCTACTGTAAGTGCAATTATAGATGGCACTGGTTCTATTGGGGCAGCTTTAGGCCCACTATTGGCAGGGTATATTTCCACTAGGGGATGGAACAGTGTCTTCTTAATGctaattatttctattttccttGCAAGTTTGTTCTTGATTCGTGTTGCCAGAACTGAGATTAAAGCGAAGTTGAATGAGGGAAAATCGTTTTGGAACAGCATAGGCGGTCATTGA
- the LOC125419538 gene encoding putative glycerol-3-phosphate transporter 5 isoform X2, translating into MPSKNLNPPPGLNLFPSLKPPQKTLAFHQILVLVITFLAYASFHASRKPPSIVKSVLGPNDHSNSSLTESNLNSTLLNSSSIDAGWAPFNGPRGTHWLGELDLAFLSVYSIGMYFCGHVGDRVHLRYFLVFGMIGSGIFTIMFGLGYWLGVHVLGFFLAVQVVCGLFQSVGWPCVVAIVGNWSGKEKRGLIMGLWNSHTSVGNIVGSVLASGVLEFGWGLSFVLPGVLMIVVGIVVFMFLVVSPDDLGFESPGKEIEMDAEVDSVRSSEEKVESEKAGLLETGDSDSLAAIGFFEAWRLPSVAPFAFCLFFSKLVAYTFLYWLPFYIRHTAVAGVHLSHKTAGILSTIFDMGGVLGGILAGFISDVIEARAVISIVFLLLSIPALLFYRVYGSISMFANISLMFHSGLLVNGPYSLITTAVATDLGTQTMVGGNSRALATFVLDSCCQN; encoded by the exons ATGCCATCCAAAAATCTAAACCCACCTCCAGGTCTCAATCTCTTCCCATCTCTCAAACCCCCACAAAAAACTTTAGCTTTCCACCAAATCTTAGTCCTAGTAATAACTTTCCTCGCCTATGCTTCCTTTCATGCCTCTAGAAAACCTCCAAGCATTGTTAAGAGTGTTCTTGGACCAAATGATCACTCAAACTCATCCCTAACAGAGAGTAATTTGAACTCAACCTTATTGAATTCGAGCTCGATTGATGCTGGTTGGGCTCCTTTCAATGGTCCACGTGGAACACACTGGCTAGGCGAGCTAGATCTCGCATTTCTTTCCGTATATTCCATTGGAATGTATTTTTGCGGCCATGTCGGTGATCGGGTCCATTTGAGGTACTTTCTTgtgtttggtatgataggcagtGGCATTTTTACAATAATGTTTGGCCTAGGGTATTGGTTGGGAGTTCATGTTTTGGGATTCTTTCTTGCTGTTCAAGTGGTTTGTGGATTGTTTCAGTCAGTTGGGTGGCCTTGTGTGGTGGCAATTGTGGGAAACTGGTCTGGGAAAGAAAAGAGGGGCTTGATAATGGGATTGTGGAATTCGCACACCTCTGTGGGAAACATTGTTGGATCAGTTTTAGCATCAGGTGTTTTAGAATTTGGGTGGGGACTTTCCTTTGTTTTGCCTGGAGTTTTGATGATTGTGGTTGGCATTGTAGTGTTTATGTTTCTCGTTGTTAGTCCGGATGATTTGGGGTTTGAGTCTCCCGGCAAGGAGATTGAAATGGATGCGGAAGTTGATAGTGTAAGGAGTTCAGAGGAGAAAGTGGAGTCAGAGAAAGCTGGTCTTCTTGAAACAGGGGACTCTGATTCTTTGGCCGCAATTGGATTCTTTGAGGCATGGAGGCTACCTAGTGTAGCACCATTTGCTTTCTGTCTCTTCTTTTCAAAGCTGGTGGCTTACACTTTTCTATACTGGTTGCCCTTCTACATAAGGCACACAG CTGTTGCGGGAGTGCATTTGTCACACAAAACTGCTGGGATCCTTTCAACTATATTTGATATGGGAGGAGTCCTTGGAGGAATTTTGGCGGGATTCATCTCTGATGTAATTGAAGCTCGTGCTGTTATATCAATTGTATTCTTGTTGCTATCAATTCCAGCCCTCCTTTTCTACAGGGTTTATGGAAGCATCTCCATGTTTGCCAATATTAGTTTGATGTTTCATTCTGGATTGCTTGTAAATGGTCCATACTCACTCATTACAACGGCTGTTGCTACTGATCTTGGTACTCAGACCATGGTTGGAGGAAATTCTCGTGCATTAGCTACT TTTGTTCTTGATTCGTGTTGCCAGAACTGA